The Fictibacillus arsenicus genome contains a region encoding:
- a CDS encoding YphA family membrane protein, which yields MNDGILFYWFMWIGWVVTTFLFEKNQFRNTVIFILLPGIILSGYDISFSLGTINAAFAYFLIIGLVHVIRSTGELLYYLAVSFIIAVSYVMLQIFALYDPAKLFIDKKYLLIIFLAAMLFLILKRNIDLFYVPLIGIFIGDSLYQLLILRLTGYLEIGSMFVLDLLASTTMILFCMVILVDMFKKLRRVSYKKVNPAKPI from the coding sequence ATGAATGATGGCATACTTTTTTATTGGTTCATGTGGATCGGCTGGGTCGTAACAACCTTCTTATTTGAAAAAAATCAATTCAGAAATACAGTGATTTTCATTTTGCTTCCAGGCATAATATTGTCTGGTTATGATATTTCATTTTCATTGGGTACAATTAACGCAGCTTTTGCTTACTTTTTAATCATAGGGCTTGTTCATGTTATCCGCAGTACAGGTGAGCTCCTCTATTATTTAGCAGTAAGTTTTATTATAGCAGTAAGCTATGTAATGCTTCAGATTTTTGCGCTGTATGATCCCGCTAAACTGTTCATCGATAAAAAGTATTTGTTGATTATTTTTCTAGCAGCTATGCTGTTTCTTATTTTAAAAAGAAATATTGATTTATTTTATGTCCCCTTAATCGGTATTTTTATTGGAGATTCATTATATCAGTTATTGATCTTAAGACTTACAGGATATTTAGAAATAGGTTCGATGTTTGTATTGGATTTGCTTGCTTCCACTACAATGATTCTATTTTGTATGGTAATATTGGTAGATATGTTCAAAAAATTAAGGCGCGTCTCTTATAAAAAGGTTAATCCAGCAAAGCCGATTTGA